From Serinicoccus profundi, the proteins below share one genomic window:
- the tyrS gene encoding tyrosine--tRNA ligase, which yields MSNILDELQWRGLVAQSTDEAALRDALDDGPLTVYCGFDPTAPSLHFGNLVQLIVLRHLQRAGHRVICLVGGSTGLIGDPKATAERVLKTKDEAASNVAKIQELVQPFLDFDGDNAAIMVNNLDWTAPMSALDFLRDVGQHFRVNQMIRKDAIAARLESQEGISYTEFSYQLLQGLDYLHLFREYGCTLQTGGQDQWGNLTAGVDLIHRVEGASVQVLTTPLITDENGMKYGKSEGNAVWLSPEMTSPYAFYQYWINVADSETGKLLRVFTDRSAADIAALEESARDRPHLREAQKALAADVTTLVHGAEATAQVEAASQVLFGKADPGALEAGTLRDATAELPGGQVGTGTTLVEALVATGLAESRGSARRLIGDGGVSLNNIKVDDVEAVLGDEDFLHGQVALLKRGRKSLAAARKGL from the coding sequence GTGAGCAACATCCTCGACGAGCTGCAGTGGCGAGGCCTGGTGGCGCAGTCCACCGACGAGGCCGCGCTGCGCGACGCACTCGACGACGGGCCCCTCACCGTCTACTGCGGCTTCGACCCGACAGCGCCGTCGCTGCACTTCGGCAATCTGGTCCAGCTCATCGTGCTGCGCCACCTGCAACGCGCCGGGCACCGGGTCATCTGTCTGGTCGGCGGATCCACGGGTCTCATCGGCGATCCCAAGGCCACCGCGGAACGGGTGCTCAAGACCAAGGACGAGGCCGCGTCCAACGTCGCCAAGATCCAGGAGCTGGTGCAGCCCTTCCTCGACTTCGACGGCGACAACGCCGCCATCATGGTCAACAACCTGGACTGGACCGCGCCGATGAGCGCTCTGGACTTCCTGCGCGACGTCGGGCAGCACTTCCGGGTCAACCAGATGATCCGCAAGGACGCCATCGCGGCGAGGCTGGAGAGTCAGGAGGGCATCTCCTACACCGAGTTCAGCTACCAGCTGCTCCAGGGGCTGGACTACCTGCACCTGTTCAGGGAGTACGGCTGCACCCTCCAGACGGGGGGCCAGGACCAGTGGGGCAACCTCACCGCCGGGGTCGACCTGATCCACCGGGTCGAGGGGGCCTCGGTCCAGGTCCTCACGACCCCGCTCATCACCGACGAGAACGGCATGAAGTACGGCAAGTCGGAGGGCAACGCGGTCTGGCTCTCGCCGGAGATGACCAGCCCCTACGCCTTCTACCAGTACTGGATCAATGTCGCGGACTCCGAGACGGGCAAGCTGCTACGGGTGTTCACCGACCGGAGTGCGGCGGACATCGCCGCGCTGGAGGAGTCCGCGCGGGACCGCCCGCACCTGAGAGAGGCGCAGAAGGCCCTGGCCGCGGACGTGACGACCCTTGTCCACGGCGCCGAGGCCACCGCCCAGGTGGAGGCGGCCAGCCAGGTGCTCTTCGGCAAGGCTGACCCGGGCGCGCTCGAGGCCGGCACGCTGCGCGACGCCACGGCAGAGCTACCCGGCGGCCAGGTCGGCACCGGGACGACCCTCGTGGAGGCCCTTGTCGCCACCGGGCTGGCCGAGAGCCGCGGCTCGGCGCGGCGTCTCATCGGCGACGGGGGAGTGAGCCTCAACAACATCAAGGTCGACGATGTCGAGGCCGTCCTGGGTGACGAGGACTTCCTGCACGGACAGGTGGCCCTCCTCAAGCGCGGCCGCAAGAGCCTGGCCGCGGCGCGCAAGGGCCTCTGA
- a CDS encoding DNA-3-methyladenine glycosylase codes for MTEQLDRAFFARPVLEVAPALLGMVVEHGGVAIRLTEVEAYAGSEDPGSHAFRGPTPRNQVMFGPAGHLYCYFSYGMHWATNVVTGQEGSACAVLLRGGEVVRGVELARERRQRGRRTPVTARDLARGPGNLARALELGQEQYGSDVCAVDAAVRFVRPQSHETPGGRRRQGPRVGVSGDGGSAEAFPWRFWLEDEPSVSAYRPATRRLSR; via the coding sequence GTGACTGAGCAGCTCGACCGCGCGTTCTTCGCCAGGCCCGTGCTCGAGGTCGCACCGGCACTGCTCGGCATGGTGGTGGAGCACGGTGGGGTGGCGATCCGGCTCACCGAGGTCGAGGCGTATGCCGGGTCCGAGGACCCGGGGTCCCACGCCTTCCGCGGGCCGACGCCGCGCAACCAGGTGATGTTCGGTCCTGCGGGCCACCTCTACTGCTACTTCTCCTACGGCATGCACTGGGCCACCAATGTCGTGACCGGCCAGGAGGGTTCGGCCTGTGCCGTGCTGCTGCGCGGTGGAGAGGTGGTGCGGGGAGTGGAACTGGCCCGTGAGCGTCGTCAACGCGGTCGCCGGACGCCGGTCACCGCACGCGATCTGGCGCGGGGGCCGGGCAACCTCGCGCGGGCTCTGGAGCTGGGGCAGGAACAGTACGGCTCCGACGTATGTGCGGTGGACGCGGCGGTCCGCTTCGTCCGCCCGCAGTCCCACGAGACGCCGGGTGGTCGGCGGAGGCAGGGACCGCGCGTGGGGGTGAGCGGCGACGGGGGATCGGCCGAGGCCTTCCCCTGGAGGTTCTGGCTCGAGGACGAGCCGAGCGTGTCGGCCTACCGACCGGCGACCCGTAGGCTGAGCAGGTGA
- the argH gene encoding argininosuccinate lyase produces MTVSLWGGRFTGGPSDALAALSKSTHFDWRLAPYDLAGSRAHARVLHRAGLLSEADLGAMLSGLRQLRSDLESGDFVALEDDEDVHTALERGLIERAGPEVGGRLRAGRSRNDQVAAQFRMYLRDQARLLGAKVLDVVQALVDQAAAHPEVAMPGRTHLQHAQPVLLAHHLQAHAWALLRDVERLVDWDARAAVSPYGSGALAGSSLGLDPESVAHDLGMPRAVDNSIDGTASRDFAAEFAFVTAMTAVNLSRIAEEVILWATAEFGFVTLDDAFSTGSSIMPQKKNPDVAELARGKAGRLIGDLAGLLATLKGLPLAYNRDLQEDKEPVFDAVDTLEVLLPAVSGMVATLTFHPERLEELAPRGFSLATDVAEWLVREGVAFRVAHEVAGACVRHCEERGIGLEDLSDEDLTSISEHLHPGVRSVLTVPGSLASRNAHGGTAPVRVTEQRAHLLKQLARLRHWVQEMPVIRD; encoded by the coding sequence ATGACCGTCAGCCTGTGGGGAGGCCGCTTCACCGGCGGCCCCAGTGATGCCTTGGCCGCTCTGAGCAAGAGCACGCACTTCGACTGGCGCCTCGCGCCCTACGACCTCGCCGGGTCCCGGGCGCACGCGCGGGTGCTGCACCGGGCGGGCCTGCTCTCCGAGGCCGACCTCGGCGCGATGCTCTCGGGGCTGCGGCAGCTCCGCTCCGATCTCGAGTCCGGCGACTTCGTGGCCCTCGAGGACGACGAGGACGTGCACACCGCCCTCGAGCGCGGGCTCATCGAGCGGGCCGGTCCCGAGGTCGGTGGACGCCTGCGGGCCGGTCGCTCGCGCAACGACCAGGTCGCGGCGCAGTTCCGGATGTACCTCCGCGACCAGGCCCGACTCCTCGGGGCCAAGGTGCTCGACGTCGTGCAGGCTCTCGTCGACCAGGCGGCGGCCCACCCCGAGGTCGCGATGCCCGGTCGCACCCACCTGCAGCACGCCCAGCCGGTCCTGCTCGCCCACCACCTCCAGGCGCACGCCTGGGCGCTGCTGCGTGACGTGGAGCGACTGGTGGACTGGGACGCCCGCGCGGCGGTCTCGCCCTACGGCTCCGGCGCGCTCGCCGGGTCCTCGCTCGGCCTGGACCCCGAGTCGGTGGCGCACGACCTCGGTATGCCGCGGGCCGTCGACAACTCCATCGACGGCACGGCCTCGCGCGACTTCGCGGCCGAGTTCGCCTTCGTCACGGCGATGACGGCGGTGAACCTCTCGCGCATCGCCGAGGAGGTCATCCTGTGGGCGACCGCGGAGTTCGGCTTCGTCACCCTCGACGACGCCTTCTCCACGGGGTCGAGCATCATGCCGCAGAAGAAGAACCCGGACGTCGCCGAGCTGGCGCGGGGCAAGGCCGGGCGGCTCATCGGCGACCTCGCAGGACTCCTGGCGACCCTCAAGGGGTTGCCGCTGGCCTACAACCGCGACCTGCAGGAGGACAAGGAGCCGGTCTTCGACGCGGTGGACACCCTCGAGGTCCTGCTCCCGGCCGTGAGCGGGATGGTCGCCACGCTGACCTTCCACCCCGAGCGGCTGGAGGAGCTGGCACCGCGCGGTTTCTCCCTCGCGACCGATGTCGCCGAGTGGCTGGTGCGGGAGGGCGTGGCGTTCCGGGTGGCGCACGAGGTCGCCGGAGCCTGCGTCCGGCACTGCGAGGAGCGGGGGATCGGCCTGGAGGACCTCTCCGACGAGGACCTCACCTCGATCAGCGAGCACCTGCACCCAGGTGTGCGCTCGGTCCTCACCGTCCCCGGCTCGCTCGCCTCGCGCAACGCTCACGGCGGGACCGCACCGGTGCGCGTGACCGAGCAGCGCGCGCACCTGCTCAAGCAGCTCGCGCGGCTGCGGCACTGGGTGCAGGAGATGCCCGTCATCCGTGACTGA
- a CDS encoding arginine repressor, whose protein sequence is MTRAARHQRITDLLERHAVGSQGQLLDLLSEDGISVTQATLSRDLVELDAVKVRRGRQLVYAVPGEGGDHTPRPAQDQVEVSHRLARLCQELLVSARSVGNQVVLRTPPGAAQFLASAIDRSDAEDILGTIAGDDTILVITTDPAGGPDTAQRLLSLAAEPESRDGA, encoded by the coding sequence ATGACCCGCGCTGCACGCCACCAGCGCATCACCGACCTGCTGGAGCGGCACGCCGTGGGGTCCCAGGGGCAGCTGCTGGACCTGCTCTCCGAGGACGGCATCTCGGTCACCCAGGCGACGCTGTCGCGTGACCTCGTCGAGCTGGACGCCGTCAAGGTGCGTCGCGGACGACAGCTGGTGTATGCCGTGCCCGGCGAGGGCGGCGACCACACCCCGCGCCCGGCGCAGGACCAGGTCGAGGTGAGCCACCGGCTGGCGCGTCTGTGCCAGGAGCTGCTCGTGAGCGCGCGATCCGTCGGCAACCAGGTGGTGCTGCGCACGCCGCCCGGGGCGGCGCAGTTCCTCGCGTCGGCGATCGACCGCAGCGACGCCGAGGACATCCTCGGCACGATCGCCGGCGACGACACCATCCTCGTCATCACCACCGATCCCGCCGGTGGCCCGGACACGGCCCAGCGCCTGCTCTCGCTGGCGGCCGAGCCCGAGTCGCGCGACGGCGCCTGA
- a CDS encoding phosphotransferase, translating into MSEFGTRASWWDLPPSVHAWAEDALGAPVVEAVSQAGGFSPGTADRVGTAEGRRAFVKAVSTAHNPDTPGLHRREVGVLRSLAEDDLDVAPALLASFDDGDWVAIMTEEVSGRHPHQPWTDAELAATLEALTEIAAHRAPSSWPDLAEELTGEFGCWARLGEDPPVDLDPWAVERLEELHDISVRTVRRLSGDAITHTDVRADNLLVEPRGRVRVVDWPWASRGAAWFDASSLLVDVWAVGEVDLRPHLPAIEALGASREDIAGVVVGLGGFLLDAARRPPAPGLPTLRAFQRSRGDAAVRLLQHLRAD; encoded by the coding sequence ATGAGCGAGTTCGGCACCCGGGCCTCGTGGTGGGACCTTCCGCCGTCGGTGCACGCCTGGGCCGAGGACGCGCTGGGTGCGCCCGTGGTGGAGGCGGTCTCGCAGGCCGGCGGCTTCTCACCGGGCACGGCCGACCGGGTGGGCACGGCGGAGGGGCGCCGCGCCTTCGTCAAGGCGGTGAGCACCGCGCACAACCCGGACACCCCGGGCCTGCATCGCCGCGAGGTCGGCGTCCTGCGCAGCCTGGCCGAGGACGACCTCGACGTCGCACCCGCGCTGCTCGCCTCCTTTGACGACGGTGACTGGGTCGCGATCATGACCGAGGAGGTCTCGGGGCGGCACCCGCACCAGCCGTGGACCGACGCCGAGCTGGCGGCGACCCTGGAGGCGTTGACCGAGATCGCGGCCCATCGAGCACCTTCCTCCTGGCCCGACCTGGCCGAGGAGCTCACCGGTGAGTTCGGCTGTTGGGCCCGGCTGGGCGAGGACCCTCCCGTCGACCTCGACCCGTGGGCCGTGGAGCGCCTGGAGGAGCTGCACGACATCAGCGTCCGCACGGTGCGCCGGCTGTCGGGGGACGCGATCACCCACACTGACGTCCGCGCCGACAACCTCCTGGTCGAGCCGCGGGGGAGGGTCCGGGTCGTGGACTGGCCGTGGGCGAGTCGCGGGGCCGCCTGGTTCGACGCGAGTTCGCTGCTCGTCGACGTCTGGGCGGTGGGGGAGGTCGACCTGCGCCCGCATCTGCCGGCGATCGAGGCACTGGGCGCCAGCCGTGAGGACATCGCCGGTGTGGTGGTCGGGCTGGGTGGCTTCCTGCTCGATGCCGCACGACGCCCTCCCGCGCCCGGGCTGCCCACGCTGCGGGCCTTCCAGCGCTCGCGCGGTGACGCTGCCGTGCGCCTGCTGCAGCATCTCCGGGCCGACTGA
- a CDS encoding SDR family NAD(P)-dependent oxidoreductase, whose product MSVALVTGASRGIGDLAVRALLGAGWTVVGLSRSGAVADGAEGMPCDVTDADAVATTVGQVIDRHGRIDLLVNNAGLIETEVPLWEADVDEWWQVMVTNVRGPFLLTRAVVPHMITAGGGRVVNINSGAGTKERGDLTAYCGSKSALARITGGVALAGAEHGVLAFDLAPGVVETDMTHSMRMHDGRTEWTAPQDVTDLLLAFAAGELDGFSGRMVRAGADDLDTLRAHSRAGLPDDARMLRLRPWGEDDPVAG is encoded by the coding sequence GTGAGCGTGGCCCTGGTCACCGGTGCCTCGCGCGGCATCGGCGACCTCGCCGTCCGGGCGCTGCTCGGTGCTGGGTGGACCGTCGTCGGGCTGTCCCGTTCCGGTGCGGTCGCCGACGGCGCGGAGGGTATGCCGTGCGACGTCACCGATGCCGACGCGGTCGCCACGACGGTGGGTCAGGTGATCGACCGGCACGGGCGGATCGACCTGCTCGTCAACAACGCAGGGCTCATCGAGACCGAGGTGCCGCTCTGGGAGGCCGACGTCGACGAGTGGTGGCAGGTCATGGTCACCAACGTGCGAGGCCCTTTCCTGCTGACCCGCGCCGTCGTCCCGCACATGATCACCGCCGGCGGCGGGCGCGTCGTCAACATCAACTCCGGCGCCGGCACGAAGGAGCGCGGTGACCTCACGGCATACTGCGGCTCCAAGTCGGCGCTGGCCCGGATCACCGGCGGGGTCGCCCTCGCCGGTGCCGAGCACGGCGTGCTGGCCTTCGACCTCGCCCCGGGCGTCGTCGAGACGGACATGACCCACTCGATGCGCATGCACGACGGGCGCACCGAGTGGACCGCCCCGCAGGACGTCACCGATCTGCTCCTGGCCTTCGCCGCCGGCGAGCTCGACGGCTTCTCCGGCCGCATGGTGCGGGCTGGGGCCGACGACCTGGACACCCTGCGGGCACACTCCCGCGCCGGCCTCCCGGACGACGCGCGGATGCTGCGGCTGCGCCCGTGGGGCGAGGACGACCCGGTCGCCGGCTGA
- the pheS gene encoding phenylalanine--tRNA ligase subunit alpha: MSEPNSHDSAADEPAGGGQSAGGPTNPTPGGELTQESVDGHVAAALTAIDQAADLDELKDVRLAHAGDRSPLALANRSIGSLPGSEKAAAGKLVGQARGRVNQALARRQEALEAERDERILVEEAIDLTVAPGRRPLGRRHVLTVTAERMADAMVGMGWEIAEGPQVEAEWFNFDALNFDKDHPARQMQDTFFVDPAKAGLVLRTHTSPVQARSLLERGVPLYVAVPGKTFRTDELDATHTPVFHQLEGLAIDEGLTMAHLKGTLDRLAEAMFGPGIVSRLRPAYFPFTEPSAEMDFRCFVCRGDNPACRTCGGTGWIEWGGCGMVNHNVLRACGVDPERYQGFAFGMGVERTAMFRHGIADMREMIEGDVRFNAQFGMEI, from the coding sequence GTGTCCGAACCCAACAGTCATGACAGCGCTGCCGACGAGCCGGCGGGTGGGGGGCAGTCGGCCGGCGGGCCGACGAACCCCACCCCTGGCGGCGAGCTGACCCAGGAGTCCGTGGACGGCCACGTCGCCGCCGCGCTGACCGCCATCGACCAGGCCGCCGACCTCGACGAGCTCAAGGACGTGCGGCTCGCGCATGCCGGGGACCGCTCGCCGCTCGCGCTGGCCAACCGGTCGATCGGCTCCCTGCCCGGCTCGGAGAAGGCCGCCGCAGGCAAGCTCGTCGGCCAGGCCCGAGGCCGGGTCAACCAGGCCCTCGCCCGACGCCAGGAGGCGCTGGAGGCCGAGCGCGACGAGCGCATCCTCGTCGAGGAGGCGATCGACCTCACCGTCGCCCCCGGCCGCCGGCCGCTCGGGCGCCGGCACGTCCTCACCGTCACGGCCGAGCGCATGGCCGACGCCATGGTCGGCATGGGGTGGGAGATCGCCGAGGGGCCACAGGTCGAGGCGGAGTGGTTCAACTTCGACGCGCTCAACTTCGACAAGGACCACCCCGCACGCCAGATGCAGGACACCTTCTTCGTCGACCCGGCCAAGGCAGGTCTCGTCCTGCGCACCCACACCTCGCCGGTGCAGGCCCGGTCGCTGCTCGAGCGCGGGGTGCCGCTCTACGTCGCCGTCCCGGGCAAGACGTTCCGGACCGATGAGCTGGACGCCACGCATACCCCCGTCTTCCACCAGCTCGAGGGCCTGGCCATCGACGAGGGCCTGACGATGGCCCACCTCAAGGGCACCCTGGACCGACTGGCCGAGGCGATGTTCGGCCCCGGCATCGTCAGCCGCCTCCGGCCGGCCTACTTCCCGTTCACCGAGCCCAGCGCCGAGATGGACTTCCGTTGCTTCGTCTGCCGCGGTGACAATCCGGCCTGCCGCACCTGCGGCGGCACCGGCTGGATCGAGTGGGGCGGCTGCGGCATGGTCAACCACAACGTGCTGCGCGCCTGCGGGGTCGACCCCGAGCGCTACCAGGGCTTCGCCTTCGGTATGGGTGTGGAACGGACCGCGATGTTCCGGCACGGGATCGCCGACATGCGGGAGATGATCGAGGGAGACGTGCGCTTCAACGCGCAGTTCGGGATGGAGATCTGA
- a CDS encoding TrmH family RNA methyltransferase, whose product MSAADRPLLSNPRSERVKQVAALGRRAARERSGTFLVEGPQAVRELLGYAASAARALYLTATAEERHAEIADVALAAGVPIWTCTEEVLAAMADTGAPQGMVAVADRVDAPLPDVLDAIGDGDTVVVLTHVRDPGNAGTVLRGASAFGAAAVLVSDASVDVYNPKVVRSTVGALFHLPVSIGIPVAELLEACRERGIRLLAADGSGSTPLPDADLSGTHAWVMGNEAWGLAPEVLDGCDQVVSIPIARAESLNLAMAATVCLHASAATRASRARR is encoded by the coding sequence ATGAGCGCGGCTGACCGTCCGCTGCTGAGCAACCCTCGCAGCGAGCGCGTCAAGCAGGTCGCGGCGCTGGGGCGTCGTGCTGCCCGGGAGCGGTCCGGCACGTTCCTGGTCGAGGGACCGCAGGCGGTGCGCGAACTCCTGGGGTATGCCGCCTCCGCCGCCCGGGCGCTCTACCTCACCGCCACCGCCGAGGAGCGGCACGCCGAGATCGCCGACGTGGCGCTGGCCGCGGGCGTGCCGATCTGGACGTGCACCGAGGAGGTGCTCGCCGCCATGGCCGACACCGGCGCCCCCCAGGGCATGGTGGCCGTGGCCGACCGCGTGGACGCACCGCTCCCGGACGTGCTGGACGCCATCGGCGACGGTGACACCGTGGTCGTCCTCACTCACGTGCGCGACCCCGGCAACGCCGGCACGGTGCTGCGCGGGGCCAGTGCTTTCGGGGCGGCCGCGGTCCTCGTGAGTGATGCGTCTGTTGACGTCTACAACCCCAAGGTCGTGCGCTCCACCGTGGGCGCGCTCTTCCACCTGCCGGTGAGCATCGGCATACCCGTGGCGGAGCTGCTCGAGGCCTGCCGGGAGCGGGGGATCCGGTTGCTCGCGGCCGACGGCTCGGGCTCCACGCCCCTGCCCGATGCCGACCTGAGCGGCACGCACGCCTGGGTGATGGGCAACGAGGCCTGGGGCCTGGCTCCCGAGGTCCTGGACGGCTGCGACCAGGTCGTGTCGATCCCCATCGCCCGGGCCGAGTCGCTCAACCTCGCGATGGCGGCAACCGTCTGCCTGCACGCCTCGGCCGCCACCCGCGCCAGCCGTGCTCGTCGCTGA
- the rplT gene encoding 50S ribosomal protein L20, with amino-acid sequence MARVKRAVNAHKKRRVVLERASGYRGQRSRLYRKAKEQVTHSLVYSYNDRRARKGDFRRLWIQRINAGARANGMTYNRFIQGLKAAGVEVDRRMLAELAVHDEAAFTALVEMSRANVPAAGAESAA; translated from the coding sequence GTGGCACGCGTGAAGCGGGCGGTCAACGCCCACAAGAAGCGTCGGGTCGTCCTGGAGCGCGCCAGCGGTTACCGCGGGCAGCGCAGCAGGCTCTACCGCAAGGCCAAGGAGCAGGTCACCCACAGCCTGGTCTACAGCTACAACGACCGCCGGGCCCGCAAGGGTGACTTCCGTCGCCTCTGGATCCAGCGCATCAACGCCGGCGCCCGCGCCAACGGCATGACCTACAACCGGTTCATCCAGGGCCTCAAGGCCGCCGGTGTCGAGGTTGACCGCCGCATGCTCGCCGAGCTCGCGGTGCACGACGAGGCCGCCTTCACGGCTCTGGTGGAGATGTCCCGGGCCAACGTCCCGGCGGCCGGCGCCGAGTCCGCCGCCTGA
- the rpmI gene encoding 50S ribosomal protein L35 → MPKMKTHSGAKKRFRVTGTGKIMHQRARHVHKFQERTSQAARRLVNDKEVAPSDVRKVKKMLGL, encoded by the coding sequence ATGCCGAAGATGAAGACCCACAGCGGCGCCAAGAAGCGTTTCCGCGTCACCGGCACCGGCAAGATCATGCACCAGCGTGCGCGCCACGTGCACAAGTTCCAGGAGCGCACGAGCCAGGCCGCGCGCCGGCTCGTGAACGACAAGGAGGTCGCGCCCAGCGACGTCCGCAAGGTCAAGAAGATGCTCGGTCTCTGA
- the infC gene encoding translation initiation factor IF-3 has protein sequence MRLVGPNGEQVGIVRVEDALRLAAEADLDLVEVAPMARPPVAKLMDYGKFKYEAAMKAREARKNQVNTVIKEIKLRPKIDDHDYGTKKGHVVRFLKAGDKVKVTIMFRGREQSRPELGFRLLQRLAEDVIELGHVESAPKQDGRNMVMVLGPTAKKAQVRQAKRRDAERAHDEQPADVSVDETTLATDTP, from the coding sequence GTGCGGTTGGTGGGCCCCAACGGGGAACAGGTCGGCATCGTGCGCGTCGAGGACGCGCTGCGACTGGCGGCCGAGGCCGACCTCGACCTAGTCGAGGTGGCCCCGATGGCGCGCCCTCCGGTCGCCAAGCTCATGGACTACGGCAAGTTCAAGTACGAAGCCGCCATGAAGGCCAGGGAAGCACGGAAGAACCAGGTCAACACGGTCATCAAGGAGATCAAGCTCCGCCCCAAGATCGACGACCACGACTACGGCACCAAGAAGGGCCACGTCGTCCGCTTCCTCAAGGCCGGCGACAAGGTCAAGGTCACCATCATGTTCCGCGGGCGCGAGCAGTCGCGTCCCGAGCTCGGATTCCGGCTGCTGCAGCGACTGGCCGAGGACGTCATCGAGCTGGGTCACGTGGAGAGCGCGCCCAAGCAGGACGGCCGCAACATGGTCATGGTGCTCGGACCCACCGCCAAGAAGGCCCAGGTGCGGCAGGCCAAGCGCCGTGACGCCGAGCGCGCCCACGACGAGCAGCCCGCCGACGTGAGCGTCGACGAGACCACCCTGGCGACCGACACCCCGTGA